In one window of Mercenaria mercenaria strain notata unplaced genomic scaffold, MADL_Memer_1 contig_2111, whole genome shotgun sequence DNA:
- the LOC128552180 gene encoding uncharacterized protein LOC128552180, with amino-acid sequence MLTQENEYYIRLILLLLRGGTLVLKQVFLKKLEDQGSQLNAFLQINKEAIKTLKEGKVLTLKQYNILYPVNGSVTEICEWDISLLACVLLNFFVQSFQKSEEKAIENIRTFRNDFAGHHPDGCIDARTFFRKWNQLSNFITNLGNGLSSSERSDLAELIKCVGDDPIEIRRAIQDIKDATGTKDQFMEHVSQLLEHLSHTVEQLNSRQDEMSKVLQDSQTDIKELKNSNRNVSTRMLQLYYKPNCQNFRHFVMVSYSGNVTQERQMDPVVARFSPDYIIAMSPLDKNDEDTPVNFLWSVSPTLAA; translated from the exons CATACGATTGATTCTCCTGTTGCTAAGAGGTGGCACACTAGTTCTAAAACAAGTGTTTTTGAAAAAGCTGGAAGATCAAGGTTCACAACTGAATGCGTTTCTTCAAATTAACAAAGAGGCAATAAAGACATTAAAGGAAGGAAAAGTGCTAACGTTAAAACAATATAACATTCTTTACCCTGTAAATGGCAGTGTAACAGAAATTTGTGAATGGGATATATCGTTACTTGCATGTGTATTATTGAACTTTTTTGTTCAGTCATTTCAAAAGTCAGAGGAAAAAGCGATAGAAAATATCCGAACGTTTAGGAATGACTTTGCTGGTCACCATCCAGATGGTTGCATTGACGCAAGGACATTTTTCAGAAAGTGGAATCAACTTTCTAACTTTATTACAAATCTTGGAAATGGACTAAGCAGCAGCGAACGCTCAGATCTTGCAGAATTAATAAAATGTGTCGGGGATGACCCTATTGAGATAAGACGTGCTATTCAAGACATAAAAGATGCGACTGGTACTAAGGATCAGTTTATGGAACATGTCAGTCAATTATTAGAGCACCTGTCTCATACAGTAGAACAATTAAACAGTCGTCAAGATGAAATGTCAAAAGTTTTACAAG ATTCACAAACAGACATAAAGGAACTTAAAAACAGCAATCGCAATGTTTCAACAA GAATGTTACAACTTTATTACAAACCCAACTGTCAAAACTTCCGCCATTTTGTTATGGTATCTTATTCCGGTAACGTCACACAGGAGAG ACAAATGGACCCAGTGGTTGCACGTTTTTCCCCTGATTACATTATCGCAATGTCCCCACTTGACAAAAATGATGAAGATACTCCTGTAAACTTCCTCTGGAGTGTATCTCCTACACTGGCAGCATAG
- the LOC128552181 gene encoding uncharacterized protein LOC128552181, whose product MCSWFLTCPVCMLAPNGTTGSNLPGLIIGEVTLSSENPEAVIAAANTLIDNTKRSIGLLKRLSTVLHGGREGLTNTVFTFFARVKGYLWEIATIPETANEDSLSQKSVTALVQDIHKAGGEVIDATEGSVLLHIQCHSVNELLDVLNYFKSSDIDQRLDFIAECLTEELGCRISLSACIQVESLQEAFHLIQEKQNPVFTKRVLLSIKCEKSEGVLNVVKLFEDGDASNKLSTISNDLSDELGSPVVLRASLDTDTLHEYVHATKGNQFEQGETQQSVMRYEPLVEIKAHDSLSKESTEKE is encoded by the exons ATGTGCTCCTGGTTCCTTACGTGCCCTGTGTGTATGTTAGCACCGAATGGGACTACTGGTAGTAATCTGCCTGGAT TAATAATTGGAGAAGTGACCCTAAGCTCAGAAAATCCAGAAGCAGTGATAGCAGCTGCAAACACTTTGATTGATAACACTAAAAGATCTATAGGATTGTTAAAAAGGTTAAGTACGGTACTACATGGCGGTAGAGAAGGCTTAACAAACACAGTTTTTACTTTCTTTGCTCGAGTGAAAGGTTATTTGTGGGAAATTGCTACGATACCTGAGACAGCAAATGAAGATAGTCTTTCGCAAAAAAGTGTAACAGCTCTCGTTCAAGATATCCACAAAGCCGGTGGCGAAGTTATAGACGCTACAGAAGGTTCTGTGCTTTTACATATTCAGTGTCATTCCGTTAACGAGTTGTTAGATGTCTTGAACTATTTTAAAAGTTCAGATATAGACCAACGATTGGATTTCATAGCCGAATGTTTAACAGAAGAATTAGGGTGCCGAATAAGCTTGTCAGCATGTATTCAGGTGGAATCACTTCAGGAGGCCTTTCATCTTATAC aaGAAAAACAAAATCCTGTATTCACAAAAAGAGTACTTCTTTCTATTAAATGCGAAAAGAGTGAGGGGGTGCTCAACGTCGTCAAGTTATTCGAAGATGGAGATGCGTCTAACAAGCTGTCTACGATATCAAACGATTTATCAGATGAACTTGGAAGTCCCGTAGTATTGAGAGCATCACTTGATACGGATACATTACACGAATATGTCCACGCGACCAAAGGAAATCAATTCGAGCAAGGAGAGACTCAGCAGAGCG ttatgagaTATGAACCACTCGTCGAAATAAAAGCCCATGATTCACTGTCGAAAGAATCCACAGAGAAAGAG